Proteins encoded together in one Lysinibacillus sp. FSL K6-0232 window:
- a CDS encoding transcription repressor NadR has translation MKKMLGEERRLQLLAQLKKSKAPITGTDLAKFANVSRQVIVNDMTLLKARNEPIIATSQGYLYMQQEQFQHTVERTFACSHTSEQTEDELLTIVDCGGTVKNVTVEHPIYGELTASIMVANRHEVKQFIERVNETQANYLSALTGGIHLHVIAAPSVEVLALIEQALQQKGYLVTENTV, from the coding sequence GTGAAAAAAATGTTAGGCGAAGAACGCCGACTGCAATTACTAGCACAATTAAAAAAAAGTAAAGCACCTATTACAGGAACAGACCTAGCTAAATTTGCAAATGTTTCTAGACAGGTTATTGTCAATGATATGACATTATTAAAAGCTAGGAATGAGCCAATTATTGCCACAAGCCAAGGCTATCTTTATATGCAGCAGGAACAATTTCAACATACGGTTGAGCGTACATTCGCATGTTCGCATACTTCTGAACAAACAGAGGATGAATTACTGACGATTGTCGATTGTGGAGGAACCGTTAAAAATGTGACTGTTGAACATCCTATCTATGGTGAGCTAACAGCCTCCATTATGGTAGCAAATCGCCATGAGGTAAAACAATTTATTGAGCGTGTTAATGAAACACAGGCAAATTATTTATCTGCTCTTACGGGGGGCATTCATTTGCATGTAATTGCTGCACCATCTGTAGAGGTATTAGCATTAATTGAACAAGCTTTACAGCAAAAAGGCTATTTAGTAACAGAAAACACAGTATGA
- a CDS encoding thiol-disulfide oxidoreductase DCC family protein has translation MGGIILFDGVCNFCDSTVQFIMKHDQAGYFQFAALQSDVGQTLLEQFHIPNNIDSVVLIEDGNVYMESTAALKIGKKLDKVWPLYYLFMPIPQRIRDALYRRFAKHRYRLFGQKQACLLPTPAQRQRFLS, from the coding sequence ATGGGCGGAATTATTTTATTTGATGGCGTTTGTAATTTTTGTGATAGCACTGTTCAATTTATTATGAAGCATGATCAAGCTGGCTATTTTCAATTTGCAGCTTTACAAAGTGATGTCGGCCAAACACTTCTTGAACAATTTCATATACCTAACAATATAGATAGTGTTGTCCTGATTGAAGATGGTAATGTTTATATGGAATCTACAGCGGCTTTAAAAATAGGCAAAAAATTAGATAAAGTATGGCCACTGTATTATTTGTTTATGCCGATACCACAACGAATTCGCGATGCGCTGTATAGACGGTTTGCAAAGCATCGCTATCGTTTATTTGGGCAAAAGCAAGCATGTTTATTACCTACACCTGCACAGCGACAACGATTTCTTTCCTGA
- the pheA gene encoding prephenate dehydratase, producing the protein MIKQQWENRIAYLGPEASFTYLATKAIFPNEWLVPCATIPECIEAVAEGKVDLAVVPLENALEGSVPLTLDYLFHEATLYVTGELLLKIQQHLMVNKAQKEHWQAIEGVYSHPHALAQCHKYLFYRFSHVPLHQTTSTAAAAKYVAENPHSCIAAVGNAAAADKYDLEIVESNIHDFHFNHTRFFVLSKQNKRLPQELSEGQPKTTFMITLPTDRSGALHQVLSVFAWRQLNLSKIESRPLKTGLGDYFFMVDVLADEKEPMMRGAMEELAALGCKVKSLGTYFTYVTSDEV; encoded by the coding sequence ATGATAAAACAACAATGGGAAAATCGAATCGCATATTTAGGACCAGAAGCATCATTTACATATTTAGCTACAAAGGCTATTTTTCCAAATGAGTGGCTTGTACCGTGTGCAACGATTCCAGAATGCATTGAGGCAGTAGCAGAGGGTAAGGTGGATTTAGCGGTCGTACCATTAGAAAATGCCTTAGAGGGCTCTGTGCCGCTTACATTAGATTATTTATTTCATGAGGCAACACTGTATGTAACAGGGGAGTTATTGCTAAAAATCCAGCAACATTTAATGGTTAATAAAGCGCAAAAAGAGCATTGGCAGGCTATAGAGGGTGTTTATTCGCACCCACATGCTTTGGCGCAATGCCATAAATATTTATTTTATCGATTCAGCCATGTACCCTTACACCAAACAACCTCCACAGCAGCCGCGGCAAAATATGTAGCAGAAAATCCACATAGCTGTATCGCCGCAGTAGGCAATGCTGCTGCAGCTGACAAGTACGATCTTGAAATCGTGGAGTCGAATATCCATGATTTCCACTTTAACCATACACGCTTCTTTGTGCTATCAAAGCAAAATAAGCGCTTGCCACAGGAATTATCAGAGGGGCAGCCTAAAACAACATTTATGATTACATTGCCAACGGATCGTTCAGGAGCCCTGCATCAAGTATTATCTGTGTTTGCATGGCGTCAGCTAAATTTAAGTAAAATTGAATCACGTCCGTTGAAAACAGGGCTAGGTGACTATTTCTTTATGGTTGATGTCTTAGCAGATGAAAAAGAGCCAATGATGCGTGGTGCAATGGAGGAGTTAGCGGCACTAGGCTGTAAGGTCAAGTCACTCGGTACATATTTTACGTACGTCACTTCAGATGAGGTATAA
- a CDS encoding ACT domain-containing protein — MKNVANQRYYLVREDVLTDAMQKTLEAKHLLSSGSVSSIWDAVKQVDLSRSAFYKYRDAVFPFHSIVQERILTVFLQLQDRKGTLAKLLETVTMTHCNVLTIHQTIPIQGRANVTLSLDVTSMTCELDDLIQQLKRLDFVESAEVISSGAL, encoded by the coding sequence ATGAAGAATGTTGCGAATCAGCGATATTATTTAGTTCGTGAAGATGTTTTAACGGATGCAATGCAAAAAACTTTGGAGGCGAAGCACCTACTGTCAAGTGGTTCAGTATCCTCCATTTGGGATGCGGTAAAGCAGGTGGATTTATCGCGAAGTGCGTTTTACAAATATCGTGATGCTGTATTTCCGTTTCATTCAATTGTGCAGGAACGCATTTTAACAGTCTTTTTACAGCTTCAAGACAGAAAAGGAACACTTGCCAAGCTTTTAGAAACGGTGACGATGACACATTGTAATGTATTAACCATCCACCAAACAATCCCTATTCAAGGGCGTGCCAACGTAACATTATCACTAGATGTTACAAGCATGACATGTGAGCTGGATGATTTGATTCAACAACTAAAACGCCTAGACTTTGTGGAATCAGCAGAAGTAATTAGCTCTGGTGCATTATAG
- the obgE gene encoding GTPase ObgE, whose translation MFVDHVKIYVKGGDGGDGMVAFRREKYVPNGGPAGGDGGHGGNVVFEVDEGLRTLMDFRYKRHFKAPRGEHGMSKGMHGKNAEDLIIKVPPGTVVINEETEAVIADLVEHGQRAVIAKAGRGGRGNSRFATPANPAPELSEKGEPGQELNVILELKVLADVGLVGFPSVGKSTLLSVVSAAKPKIGAYHFTTIVPNLGMIETDDHRSFAMADLPGLIEGAHQGVGLGHQFLRHIERTRVIVHVIDMSGMEGRDPYEDYLTINEELKQYNLRLTERPQIIVANKMDMPDAEENLLKFRQKVGEDVQIFPISAISRQGLKELLFAIADLLEVTPEFPLYDDIEEQSEATVMYKHEAKGEEFEITRDDDGTFIISGYAIERLFKMTDFSREDGVRRFARQLRAMGVDEALRQRGAQDGDTVRLQEFEFEFVD comes from the coding sequence ATGTTTGTCGATCACGTAAAGATTTATGTAAAAGGTGGCGATGGCGGAGATGGTATGGTGGCCTTTCGCCGAGAAAAATATGTACCAAATGGTGGTCCAGCTGGTGGCGATGGTGGTCACGGTGGAAACGTTGTATTTGAAGTAGATGAAGGCCTACGTACATTAATGGATTTCCGCTACAAACGCCATTTTAAAGCACCTCGTGGTGAGCATGGGATGAGTAAAGGCATGCATGGCAAAAATGCGGAAGATTTAATTATCAAAGTACCACCGGGAACAGTTGTTATTAATGAAGAAACAGAAGCTGTTATTGCCGATTTAGTGGAGCATGGCCAAAGAGCTGTCATTGCAAAAGCAGGACGCGGTGGACGTGGAAATTCAAGGTTTGCAACACCTGCAAATCCAGCGCCAGAACTTTCTGAAAAAGGTGAGCCAGGGCAAGAATTAAATGTTATATTAGAGTTAAAAGTTTTAGCAGATGTAGGGCTAGTAGGTTTCCCAAGTGTTGGTAAATCAACACTTTTATCTGTTGTTTCTGCAGCAAAACCAAAAATTGGTGCATATCACTTTACAACAATTGTACCGAATCTAGGCATGATTGAAACAGATGATCACCGTAGTTTTGCGATGGCAGATTTACCTGGGCTTATTGAAGGGGCGCATCAAGGAGTTGGATTAGGTCATCAGTTTTTACGACATATTGAACGTACACGTGTTATTGTCCATGTGATTGATATGTCAGGAATGGAAGGGCGTGACCCGTATGAAGATTATTTAACAATTAATGAAGAGCTTAAACAATATAATCTTCGTTTAACAGAGCGTCCACAAATTATTGTAGCCAATAAAATGGATATGCCAGATGCAGAAGAAAACTTACTAAAATTCCGCCAAAAGGTAGGAGAAGATGTTCAAATTTTCCCAATCTCAGCGATTTCACGTCAAGGCTTAAAAGAGCTATTATTTGCGATTGCTGATTTACTTGAAGTAACACCTGAATTCCCACTATATGATGATATAGAGGAGCAATCAGAGGCAACGGTTATGTATAAGCATGAGGCAAAAGGCGAGGAATTTGAAATCACTCGTGATGATGATGGGACATTTATCATCAGTGGTTATGCAATTGAACGTCTATTTAAAATGACAGACTTTAGCCGTGAAGATGGCGTTCGTCGTTTTGCACGTCAATTACGTGCAATGGGCGTGGACGAGGCTTTACGTCAACGTGGAGCACAGGATGGCGATACAGTACGCCTACAAGAGTTTGAATTTGAATTTGTCGATTAA
- a CDS encoding Spo0B domain-containing protein codes for MNDQSLTVSEVLRFANHDFVNQLQLIRMNLDLGRIDESKQLIQHYSEQLRVLSILNRLQLPQTIEWLQTAGWRYPSLVWKLHGEIKKPVTNDIDQTVVDYLNKTVMHVYDTLDPFTEQVLTLDIRVDDHTFAVTFTLNGLWSADAFTEKGLTQFDIQTIEQTNRRWQYVLSANRE; via the coding sequence ATGAACGATCAATCACTAACCGTGAGTGAAGTATTACGTTTTGCAAATCATGACTTTGTGAATCAATTGCAACTGATTCGCATGAATTTAGATTTAGGTAGAATTGATGAATCCAAACAGCTTATTCAACACTATTCAGAGCAATTACGAGTGCTTTCTATCCTAAATCGACTACAATTACCACAAACAATTGAATGGCTACAAACAGCAGGATGGCGTTATCCTTCATTAGTATGGAAGCTGCATGGTGAGATAAAAAAGCCTGTGACCAATGATATTGATCAGACAGTTGTAGATTATTTAAACAAAACAGTTATGCATGTTTATGATACATTAGATCCATTTACAGAGCAGGTCTTAACGCTTGATATACGTGTTGACGATCATACATTTGCCGTGACATTCACGCTAAATGGGTTATGGAGTGCTGATGCATTCACCGAAAAAGGTTTGACACAATTCGACATTCAAACAATTGAACAGACAAATAGACGCTGGCAATATGTCTTGAGTGCAAATAGGGAGTGA
- a CDS encoding MATE family efflux transporter, translating to MITWKTYILIAIPLILSTITTPILGVVDTMVIGHLSNASLIGGVAIGVTIFNTLYWLFGFLRVSTTGMVAQAFGQDNIHEQKLAFWRPLLLAIAMGLVFIILQQVILIVAAIVMKADATVWLYAQQYFSIRIWGAPFALAMYVIVGWLIGAKQVRTTLFLQLYMNILNIILCVVFVMIFHMEIRGVAFATVIAEITAPLIGLYLLKSRQLLAGWQKLRAELLNKQVMQMMFRINSDFFIRTACLLTAFTLFTSIGASISVDILAANTILFQLHFVFAYFFDGLANASSIYIGNAVGSNNKQLYNQTIRISFWWSSGLAIGLSTLFYFLGPTILASFTNIEAIYQLTLQYQMWLVLFPLVGFWALMLSGIFSGAMMIAPIRNSHIWALISYVLTLAIFLPLWGNHGLWFAFIVFTIGRSLFLAIYQPRLAKLFV from the coding sequence ATGATTACTTGGAAAACCTATATTTTAATCGCTATTCCGTTAATACTTTCAACGATTACAACGCCTATATTAGGGGTTGTTGATACGATGGTCATTGGTCATTTATCTAATGCCTCTTTGATTGGCGGTGTTGCAATTGGTGTAACAATTTTTAATACACTGTATTGGTTGTTTGGCTTTTTACGTGTTAGTACAACCGGAATGGTGGCACAAGCTTTTGGGCAAGACAATATACATGAACAAAAGCTAGCCTTTTGGCGACCATTACTACTCGCCATCGCGATGGGCTTAGTATTTATTATTTTACAGCAAGTGATATTAATCGTTGCAGCTATTGTTATGAAGGCAGATGCCACTGTTTGGCTATATGCGCAACAATATTTTTCAATTCGTATATGGGGAGCGCCGTTTGCGTTAGCTATGTATGTTATTGTTGGCTGGCTTATTGGCGCAAAGCAGGTAAGAACAACACTATTTCTGCAGTTGTATATGAATATTTTAAATATTATTTTATGTGTTGTCTTCGTGATGATCTTCCATATGGAGATACGGGGAGTAGCTTTCGCTACCGTTATTGCGGAGATTACAGCACCATTGATTGGGCTTTATCTTTTAAAATCACGCCAGCTTCTTGCAGGCTGGCAAAAACTACGAGCTGAGCTGTTGAACAAACAGGTTATGCAAATGATGTTTCGTATCAATAGTGACTTTTTCATTCGTACAGCCTGTCTATTAACTGCCTTCACACTTTTTACATCCATTGGTGCATCCATCAGTGTGGATATTTTAGCAGCTAATACAATTTTATTTCAGCTTCATTTTGTTTTTGCTTACTTTTTTGATGGGCTTGCCAATGCATCCAGTATCTATATTGGCAATGCAGTGGGCAGTAACAATAAACAGCTCTACAATCAAACGATTCGTATTTCATTCTGGTGGTCATCTGGACTTGCAATTGGGCTATCCACTCTCTTTTATTTCTTAGGGCCTACTATTTTAGCAAGCTTTACAAATATTGAAGCCATCTATCAGCTAACATTGCAATATCAAATGTGGCTTGTGCTATTCCCACTTGTTGGCTTTTGGGCATTAATGCTAAGTGGTATTTTCTCAGGTGCAATGATGATTGCCCCCATTCGTAATTCGCATATTTGGGCATTAATAAGCTATGTGTTAACATTGGCAATTTTTCTGCCGCTGTGGGGAAATCATGGGCTATGGTTTGCATTTATTGTATTTACAATAGGAAGAAGCCTCTTTTTAGCCATCTATCAGCCTCGACTAGCAAAGCTTTTTGTCTAA
- a CDS encoding DUF4303 domain-containing protein, producing the protein MQKAQASFDYIKLEAAIVLEMEQALQTYRAMYDDLYIVALDCSSDLWSIGLMANTKTYLAEQADKDAEDYWYYKYCEEEWCIFATFDKLSAEMHQYMKKLHDTTDDTEHFEQHRATIIATCKKALCQLIASPFYQAYTDILLTFNVREYLEQEERIAIFERLNGAVRAQEYAEHIEEFV; encoded by the coding sequence ATGCAAAAGGCACAGGCTTCATTTGATTATATAAAATTGGAAGCTGCTATTGTACTTGAGATGGAACAAGCATTGCAAACATATAGAGCTATGTATGATGATTTGTACATTGTCGCATTGGATTGTAGCAGCGATTTGTGGTCAATTGGTTTAATGGCAAATACAAAGACTTATTTGGCAGAACAAGCCGATAAGGATGCAGAAGATTATTGGTACTATAAATATTGTGAAGAAGAATGGTGCATTTTTGCAACGTTTGACAAACTGTCAGCGGAGATGCATCAGTATATGAAAAAGCTTCATGACACGACCGATGATACAGAGCATTTTGAGCAGCACCGGGCTACCATTATTGCTACCTGTAAAAAAGCGCTTTGTCAGCTTATTGCATCGCCTTTTTATCAGGCATATACAGATATTTTATTAACCTTTAATGTAAGGGAATATTTAGAGCAAGAAGAGCGAATTGCTATATTTGAGCGATTAAATGGAGCAGTAAGGGCACAGGAGTATGCGGAACATATTGAAGAATTCGTATAA
- the rpmA gene encoding 50S ribosomal protein L27 — translation MKLLLALDLQFFASKKGVGSTKNGRDSESKRLGAKRADGQFVTGGSILYRQRGTKIYPGTNVGRGGDDTLFAKVDGVVKFERLGRDRKQVSVYPATQEA, via the coding sequence ATGAAATTATTATTAGCATTAGACCTTCAATTTTTCGCATCGAAAAAAGGGGTAGGTTCTACTAAAAACGGACGTGACTCTGAGTCTAAACGTCTTGGCGCTAAACGTGCTGATGGCCAATTCGTAACTGGTGGTTCAATTCTTTACCGTCAACGCGGTACAAAAATTTACCCAGGTACAAATGTAGGTCGTGGTGGTGACGATACACTATTTGCTAAAGTTGATGGCGTTGTTAAATTCGAACGTTTAGGTCGCGATCGCAAACAAGTATCTGTATACCCAGCAACACAAGAAGCTTAA
- a CDS encoding ribosomal-processing cysteine protease Prp, translated as MITVTIHSDENRKSYGFEISGHAYSDEYGRDLVCAGASAIAFGTVNAIGHILQLQPTIEQGEQGGFLSCIVSKDIDAETDAKLQVILQTMVTQYYTMVASYGEFIELKYKML; from the coding sequence ATGATTACTGTTACAATTCATAGTGATGAAAACAGAAAGTCATATGGCTTTGAAATTTCAGGTCATGCTTACTCAGATGAATATGGTCGTGATTTAGTATGTGCAGGTGCATCTGCTATTGCTTTTGGCACGGTAAATGCAATTGGTCATATTTTACAATTACAACCAACAATTGAGCAGGGCGAGCAAGGTGGCTTTTTATCTTGTATCGTTTCAAAAGATATAGATGCTGAAACAGACGCAAAATTACAAGTTATTCTTCAAACAATGGTGACACAGTATTATACTATGGTCGCAAGTTATGGAGAATTTATCGAACTAAAGTATAAAATGCTGTAG
- the rplU gene encoding 50S ribosomal protein L21: MYAIIETGGKQVKVEAGQEIYVEKLGVEADEVVTFDKVLFVGGENVKVGAPFVEGATVTAKVVKEGRAKKIVVFKMKAKKNYRRKQGHRQPYTKLVVEAINA, from the coding sequence ATGTACGCAATTATTGAAACTGGTGGTAAACAAGTCAAAGTAGAAGCTGGTCAAGAAATCTATGTTGAAAAATTAGGTGTAGAAGCTGACGAAGTTGTTACTTTTGATAAAGTATTATTCGTAGGTGGCGAAAACGTGAAAGTTGGCGCTCCATTCGTAGAAGGCGCTACTGTAACAGCGAAAGTTGTGAAAGAAGGCCGTGCGAAAAAAATCGTTGTTTTCAAAATGAAAGCTAAAAAGAACTACCGTCGTAAACAAGGTCACCGTCAACCTTACACAAAATTAGTTGTTGAAGCAATCAACGCTTAA
- a CDS encoding stage IV sporulation protein FB, translating to MKIKLHLLCIPLVFIMIFSGQFAYYAIILLSLLWHEAGHLLAAMLCKVKVKSCVITPYGGEIQFENPAVVPASSLLWIALGGPIATIIGVGLAFFMPELLATRLISVQLVLLTVNIVPIIPLDGGRIFLAWLFLHYPSAVVVEGYYWLSFILATTLFFVTLCLLPQAIFLAIIMLFIWLQALKEWHYRKYRLAFEKYVMNRLT from the coding sequence ATGAAAATTAAATTACATCTTCTCTGTATCCCTCTCGTATTTATCATGATTTTTAGCGGACAATTCGCTTATTATGCGATTATTTTATTGTCACTTTTATGGCATGAGGCAGGTCATTTACTAGCAGCAATGCTCTGCAAGGTCAAGGTGAAATCATGTGTAATTACACCATACGGAGGAGAGATTCAATTTGAAAATCCGGCGGTTGTGCCAGCATCGTCACTCCTATGGATTGCATTAGGAGGGCCAATCGCAACGATTATTGGGGTTGGCCTCGCTTTTTTTATGCCTGAGCTGCTTGCTACACGGTTGATTAGTGTGCAACTTGTATTACTAACTGTTAATATTGTGCCGATTATCCCGTTGGATGGTGGTAGGATATTTTTAGCATGGCTATTTTTACATTATCCAAGTGCCGTTGTTGTGGAAGGCTATTATTGGTTGTCCTTTATCTTAGCAACAACACTATTTTTTGTGACATTATGCTTGCTACCACAAGCTATTTTTTTAGCCATTATTATGTTATTTATTTGGCTGCAAGCATTGAAAGAATGGCATTATCGAAAATATCGTTTAGCCTTTGAAAAATATGTGATGAATCGATTGACTTGA
- a CDS encoding M23 family metallopeptidase → MFKKWKWFVTILLVAAIMLVIRLEDQGVVDTPVRKLVTTSADLTYLSELGQSWLDQEKETIMVSSDVGQTELLTFANAKAFKEGFLLQYDVGLPVYAGQNGLVVFTGHTKYTGKTMIINYEDGTKVSYGMLDSLAQLPYTAIQANDLIGMKEAGQLYLSIEKGDTHYDLEQMVQWLEMTDTNEN, encoded by the coding sequence TTGTTTAAAAAATGGAAATGGTTTGTTACGATCCTGCTAGTGGCTGCAATTATGCTTGTGATTCGGTTAGAAGACCAAGGTGTTGTGGATACACCTGTCCGCAAACTTGTGACCACTTCAGCAGATTTAACGTATTTAAGTGAGCTTGGACAAAGCTGGCTTGATCAAGAAAAAGAAACAATTATGGTATCGAGTGATGTAGGACAAACAGAGCTTTTAACCTTTGCTAATGCAAAAGCTTTTAAAGAAGGATTTTTATTGCAGTATGATGTTGGCTTACCAGTGTATGCTGGGCAAAATGGCTTGGTTGTTTTTACAGGTCATACGAAATATACAGGTAAAACAATGATTATTAACTATGAAGATGGCACAAAGGTATCGTATGGTATGTTGGATAGTTTAGCACAGCTACCATATACAGCTATTCAGGCAAATGATTTAATTGGCATGAAAGAAGCGGGGCAACTTTATTTATCGATTGAAAAGGGAGATACGCATTACGATTTAGAGCAAATGGTACAATGGCTTGAAATGACGGACACAAATGAAAATTAA
- the minD gene encoding septum site-determining protein MinD, which translates to MGEAIVITSGKGGVGKTTTAANLGTALALQGKKVCLIDTDIGLRNLDVILGLENRIIYDLVDVVEGRCKIHQALIKDKRVDEKLFLLPAAQTTDKNAVSPEQMKSLIEELKRDYDYVLIDCPAGIEQGYRNAVAGADHAIVVTTPEISAVRDADRIIGLLEQEDMTPPKLIINRIRQHMMKNGDTLDVNEITTHLSIDLLGIIVDNEDVIASSNKGEPVVMNPSNKASLGYRNIARRILGESVPLMAIQDEQKGMFSKLKALFSR; encoded by the coding sequence GTGGGAGAAGCGATCGTCATAACTTCAGGTAAGGGCGGTGTCGGAAAAACAACGACAGCGGCTAACCTTGGGACTGCATTGGCTCTACAAGGTAAAAAAGTATGTTTAATTGATACAGATATTGGCCTACGTAATTTAGATGTAATTTTAGGCTTAGAAAATCGTATTATTTATGACCTCGTTGATGTTGTGGAGGGGCGTTGTAAAATTCATCAAGCTTTAATAAAGGATAAGCGCGTAGATGAGAAACTATTTTTATTACCTGCTGCTCAAACAACAGATAAAAATGCTGTTAGCCCTGAGCAAATGAAGAGCTTAATAGAGGAATTAAAAAGGGACTATGATTATGTGTTAATTGACTGTCCTGCTGGTATTGAGCAAGGCTATCGTAATGCCGTTGCTGGTGCAGATCATGCCATTGTTGTGACAACACCTGAAATTTCGGCTGTGCGTGATGCAGATCGTATTATTGGTTTGCTGGAGCAGGAGGATATGACGCCACCAAAGCTTATTATTAATCGCATACGACAGCATATGATGAAAAATGGCGATACATTAGATGTCAATGAAATTACAACGCATTTGTCGATTGATTTATTAGGAATTATTGTAGACAATGAAGATGTTATTGCATCGTCCAATAAAGGGGAGCCAGTTGTGATGAACCCTTCCAATAAGGCATCCTTAGGCTACCGCAATATTGCGCGTCGTATTCTTGGTGAGTCTGTGCCATTAATGGCGATTCAAGACGAGCAAAAAGGGATGTTTTCCAAACTTAAAGCACTGTTTTCAAGATAA
- the minC gene encoding septum site-determining protein MinC: protein MKKQLVHMKGTKDGFVLRLDDQCAYSDLVEELKKKVLEGGIDGKVDVQLYLGYRYCTEKQMNELIQIVQETEQLIVSKVQSEVLTVHESNQKMIESQQDTYIGVVRSGQILRSSGDIIIVGNVNPNGRVEAGGNVYVLGKLKGIAHAGAQGNKEAIIAASRFEATHIMIADQVQAMSDEHVQAMHQSEMTCAFIGYDGRITYDQIHALKNIRPLLNVSKGGS, encoded by the coding sequence ATGAAAAAACAGCTAGTTCATATGAAGGGAACAAAAGATGGCTTTGTACTACGTCTAGACGACCAATGTGCATATAGTGATTTAGTGGAAGAATTAAAGAAAAAGGTGCTAGAGGGCGGTATTGATGGCAAAGTGGATGTACAATTATATTTAGGCTATCGATACTGTACTGAAAAACAAATGAATGAGCTTATTCAGATTGTGCAGGAAACGGAGCAGCTTATTGTATCAAAGGTGCAAAGTGAGGTACTGACTGTCCATGAAAGCAACCAGAAAATGATTGAAAGTCAGCAAGATACATATATAGGTGTGGTCAGATCAGGACAAATTCTCCGTTCGTCAGGGGACATTATCATTGTTGGCAATGTTAATCCAAATGGTCGTGTAGAGGCTGGAGGGAATGTCTATGTTCTTGGGAAACTAAAAGGGATTGCACATGCGGGTGCACAAGGCAATAAGGAGGCAATTATTGCTGCATCACGCTTTGAGGCTACACATATTATGATTGCTGACCAAGTGCAGGCAATGTCAGATGAGCATGTTCAAGCAATGCATCAATCAGAAATGACTTGCGCCTTTATTGGCTACGATGGACGCATTACGTACGATCAAATTCACGCCTTAAAAAATATTCGACCATTGTTAAATGTGTCTAAGGGAGGAAGCTAG
- the mreD gene encoding rod shape-determining protein MreD: protein MVRFLIPSVAVLLFLLEPEFAMLSPIEMKGDIYYLVPRFLILYLIFISIYYSRQRAVMYGLFFGVLYDVFYIDIIGLYSVLYPLICFLAGSIVKVIHQHLVVTTTISVILVAILEFILYQFFYLIDFTAIPLADFLRSRLLPTIIANALFLMILGWAFKYLINARVLQRAREVS, encoded by the coding sequence ATGGTTCGATTTCTCATCCCCTCTGTAGCGGTTCTATTATTTTTACTTGAACCAGAATTTGCAATGCTATCCCCGATTGAAATGAAGGGGGATATCTACTATCTAGTACCACGTTTTTTAATCTTATATTTAATCTTTATCTCCATCTATTACAGCCGTCAACGAGCGGTAATGTATGGACTTTTTTTTGGTGTCTTGTATGATGTCTTTTACATTGATATTATTGGATTATATTCTGTACTTTATCCACTTATTTGTTTTTTAGCAGGGTCTATCGTGAAAGTGATCCATCAGCACTTAGTTGTCACAACAACGATTTCAGTTATTTTAGTAGCAATTTTAGAATTTATACTCTATCAATTCTTCTACCTAATTGATTTTACAGCAATTCCATTAGCAGATTTCTTACGTTCACGACTACTGCCAACAATCATTGCGAATGCCTTATTTTTAATGATTCTTGGTTGGGCCTTCAAGTATCTGATTAATGCGCGTGTCTTACAGAGAGCACGTGAAGTTTCTTAA